In Halictus rubicundus isolate RS-2024b chromosome 5, iyHalRubi1_principal, whole genome shotgun sequence, one genomic interval encodes:
- the LOC143354457 gene encoding uncharacterized protein LOC143354457, with translation MSPQSIFLLCFLGAAGPVFGSNRHKRNDSLIVPTDVRKNSNSFLLVNPEQVKTLEDTVRRFLSAMAEPIKGPIILRSTGNNLQTSIREMCDSARTKLMRFANDCDLTVTVQRYNRGLRKLPASKDWFSEAMLQIAFLLSDVGDMVNEIGDKIQKYFGMQATVSTKNQQLMKHSEDLEFLGVIYNAADFGERLSRCLLRMPKLKRHESSTDLNHVFFNITKNPPQIALKTLQSSLQSTPVNDLSKNRAPNLWHSYLCRSLAKQQGIALHDCVHDLQNLDKCVRNLQSGSVDRPRKIKENKWFRSIEQLSDCEVHVREDGKRRVTCKSDRKTPKTVHQKMKYTFEKILNRRISKRSPFHRAVRDLGDTLSQKPWGQRLANEFCQFCMIHDNGLKKLRRSSQLAARDNRAAAKHRQVVKAFHVYRNGAFERMFGAIGGLHRSTTEFQKFLVKGVQNVMNESWQSNVKIMSCMMDWMNKVLDFYSDSDSNHGQKPSDTSKTEEESNETDDWDSDYFDSGGRKIRKNAPRRSAAPGKAVASMNDLIESMNRVSRVRSTNDTSMLAGLTDNLLLVTMFIETLGFVSTLYCFEQGMKNETQSLNFEDHRRLTRRSLFPLDDKRSFDWIPEDYAPFELHENLTIVVHH, from the exons ATGTCTCCACAATCAATTTTCCTTTTATGTTTTCTAG GTGCAGCAGGGCCAGTATTCGGCTCCAATCGCCACAAAAGGAACGATTCCCTCATTGTTCCCACGGATGTCAGGAAAAATTCCAATTCTTTCTTGCTGGTGAATCCAGAGCAAGTGAAAACCTTGGAGGACACCGTTCGACGTTTCCTATCCGCGATGGCGGAGCCAATCAAGGGACCGATTATACTGCGATCAACGGGAAACAATCTGCAGACGTCGATCCGAGAGATGTGCGATTCAGCGCGGACTAAACTCATGCGATTCGCGAATGATTGCGATCTGACCGTGACTGTCCAACGATACAACAGAGGTCTGAGGAAGCTTCCTGCCTCGAAGGACTGGTTCTCCGAGGCTATGCTGCAGATTGCATTCTTGTTGAGCGATGTGGGTGACATGGTCAACGAAATCGGCGACAAAATTCAAAAGTACTTTGGCATGCAGGCTACTGTTTCGACAAAAAATCAG CAACTAATGAAGCACTCCGAGGATCTAGAATTCCTAGGCGTGATTTACAACGCGGCAGATTTCGGTGAAAGGCTCTCCCGCTGCCTGCTCCGCATGCCAAAGCTAAAAAGGCACGAATCATCCACCGACCTCAACCACGTGTTCTTCAACATCACCAAAAATCCTCCGCAGATCGCGCTAAAAACCTTGCAGTCCAGTTTACAGAGCACTCCTGTCAACGATCTCTCAAAAAATCGCGCGCCCAATTTGTGGCACAGTTATCTCTGTCGATCCCTGGCGAAACAGCAAGGAATAGCCCTCCATGATTGCGTTCACGATCTACAGAACCTCGATAAGTGCGTTCGAAACCTGCAAAGTGGATCGGTGGATCGACCTAGAAAGATCAAGGAAAATAAATGGTTCAGATCCATCGAACAGCTGAGCGATTGCGAGGTGCACGTACGCGAAGATGGAAAGCGGAGAGTAACTTGCAAATCCGATCGAAAAACGCCGAAGACGGTGCATCAAAAGATGAAGTACACTTTCGAGAAGATTTTGAACAGAAGGATTTCGAAACGATCACCTTTTCATCGAGCTGTCCGCGATTTGGGCGACACATTGTCGCAGAAACCGTGGGGGCAGAGGCTCGCGAATGAGTTTTGCCAATTTTGCATGATCCACGACAATGGTTTGAAGAAATTGCGGAGGAGTTCGCAGCTTGCTGCCAGGGACAACAGAGCGGCGGCGAA ACACAGACAGGTGGTCAAAGCCTTCCACGTGTACAGAAACGGCGCATTCGAAAGAATGTTTGGTGCGATCGGTGGACTGCACCGTTCCACGACGGAATTCCAAAAGTTCCTAGTGAAAGGGGTTCAAAATGTTATGAACGAGTCCTGGCAGAGTAACGTCAAGATCATGTCGTGCATGATGGACTGGATGAACAAAGTGCTGGACTTCTATTCAGACAGTGACAGTAATCACGGACAGAAGCCGTCAGACACGAGCAAAACTGAAGAAGAATCAAATGAAACCGACGACTGGGACTCTGACTATTTCGACAGCGGTGGAAGGAAAATTAGGAAAAACGCTCCTCGTCGTTCTGCgg CTCCGGGAAAAGCCGTGGCCTCCATGAACGATTTAATTGAATCGATGAATCGCGTTAGCAGAGTCCGAAGCACAAACGACACGAGCATGCTGGCTGGTTTAACGGACAATCTCCTGTTGGTTACAATGTTCATAGAAACGCTCGGCTTTGTTTCCACTCTGTATTGTTTCGAGCAGGGAATGAAAAACGAAACGCAGTCCCTGAATTTTGAGGATCACCGGAGGCTTACGCGCCGGTCGCTGTTCCCTTTAGATGACAAACGATCATTCGATTGGATCCCAGAGGATTATGCGCCCTTTGAACTCCACGAAAATCTGACCATTGTTGTCCATCACTGA